In Artemia franciscana chromosome 4, ASM3288406v1, whole genome shotgun sequence, a single window of DNA contains:
- the LOC136025814 gene encoding lysine--tRNA ligase-like codes for MLDKICVDNQVDCPTPRTAPRLLDKLIGHFLEKECINPTFLIEHPQVMSPLAKYHRSDEGLTERFELFVRKMEICNAYTELNDPIEQQKRFSQQAKDRGAGDEEAQMVDADFIMALKYGLPPTGGCGMGIDRIAMLLTNSDSIKVRF; via the coding sequence ATGTTAGATAAAATTTGTGTGGACAATCAAGTAGACTGTCCAACTCCGCGAACTGCCCCACGATTACTAGATAAGCTCATTGGTCACTTTTTAGAAAAGGAATGTATAAACCCAACATTCTTAATCGAACATCCCCAAGTTATGAGTCCACTAGCAAAGTATCATAGATCTGATGAAGGCTTAACTGAACGATTTGAGCTATTTGTACGCAAAATGGAAATTTGTAACGCTTACACGGAACTCAATGATCCCATCGaacaacaaaaaagattttCTCAGCAGGCTAAGGACAGAGGAGCTGGAGACGAGGAAGCGCAAATGGTAGATGCGGATTTTATTATGGCATTGAAATATGGCCTTCCGCCAACTGGTGGCTGTGGTATGGGAATTGACAGGATTGCCATGCTCTTGACGAATTCTGACAGTATTAAGGTGAGATTCtag